Proteins co-encoded in one Vicinamibacterales bacterium genomic window:
- a CDS encoding ABC transporter permease yields MTRRSFVDRAGTLIGLIVVATIFGILVGRQFYAPGNLDLMARQAAIVCVSAIGMTIVIAAGGIDLSVGSIIALTTVAIAIALRAGMGPLAAAVAGVAAAAVCGLLNGLLITRLNVIPFIVTLGTMLVVRGAAKGLADERRIEAPFTWLNDLLRAERGPAMVPWGIWGVFATAILIAALLRYTRFGRHVFAIGSNERMARLCGVAIPRTKVVVYTLSGLLTGLAGLLQFSKLSVGDPTVGVGAELDVIAAVIIGGGSLTGGRGSVAGTIMGAAIMTIIQIGCSQKGLANWVQQIVTGAIIVAAVAVDRVRSAKGH; encoded by the coding sequence ATGACCCGCCGATCGTTCGTTGACCGCGCCGGCACCCTGATCGGGCTCATCGTCGTCGCGACGATCTTCGGGATCCTCGTCGGACGCCAGTTCTACGCCCCTGGAAACCTCGATCTGATGGCCAGGCAGGCGGCGATCGTCTGCGTGTCGGCGATCGGCATGACGATCGTCATCGCCGCCGGCGGCATCGACCTCTCCGTCGGTTCGATCATCGCACTCACCACGGTGGCGATTGCCATTGCGCTGCGTGCCGGCATGGGCCCGCTGGCGGCGGCGGTCGCGGGGGTGGCGGCAGCCGCGGTGTGCGGACTGCTCAACGGCCTGCTGATCACCCGCCTCAACGTGATTCCCTTCATCGTCACGCTCGGGACGATGCTCGTCGTGCGCGGCGCCGCAAAGGGGCTGGCCGACGAACGCCGGATCGAAGCGCCCTTCACCTGGCTGAACGATCTGCTCCGTGCCGAGCGGGGCCCGGCGATGGTCCCGTGGGGCATCTGGGGCGTCTTCGCCACCGCGATTCTGATCGCGGCGCTGCTCCGCTACACACGGTTCGGGCGGCACGTCTTCGCGATCGGCTCGAACGAGCGGATGGCGCGGCTGTGCGGAGTGGCGATTCCACGCACCAAGGTCGTCGTCTACACGCTCTCCGGGCTGCTCACTGGCCTGGCCGGTCTGCTGCAGTTCTCGAAGCTCTCGGTCGGCGACCCCACCGTGGGCGTCGGCGCCGAGCTCGACGTGATCGCCGCCGTCATCATCGGCGGCGGCAGCCTCACCGGCGGACGCGGCTCGGTGGCGGGCACGATCATGGGAGCCGCGATCATGACCATCATCCAGATTGGCTGCTCGCAGAAGGGGCTGGCCAACTGGGTCCAGCAGATCGTGACCGGCGCGATCATCGTCGCCGCGGTGGCGGTCGATCGCGTGCGGTCGGCAAAGGGGCACTAG
- a CDS encoding sugar ABC transporter ATP-binding protein, which translates to MQNETSFNMRGVRKAFGATQALDGVDLSVASGEILGLVGQNGAGKSTLMAILAGVLQPDAGSMTIDGRPYVPKSPIEARRAGVAMIHQELSLAPHLTVMENMLLGAEPAPTGRWSWVPGLVDWRAMRAQAKAALAQLGHDDIRPDAVVGDLSVAHQQLVEIARALAVGCRVLVLDEPTSSLGRDDVAHLFALLRRLKADGYAIVYISHFIEEVQAITDRYTVLRDGRNAGGGSTPESTPAAIVASMVGAAAGDLFARSDRQPGEPLLEVSGFEPGGATFTLRRGEVLGIAGLVGSGRTRFLRALFGLAPVKSGRVRIGAGGGGRTPRDHWRAGMGLLSEDRKNEGLAGSLSVADNLTLTCLQPFGPAGVVVPRRQRHSAAAWIARLAIKCGGPDQAAGELSGGNQQKVALARLLHHDVDVLLLDEPTRGIDVASKAQIYRLVDRLAAGADGAPAKAVLVVSSYFPELLGLCDRIAVMQRGRLQAPRAAAGLNEHDLLLDSSGGPSRA; encoded by the coding sequence ATGCAGAACGAAACGTCGTTCAACATGCGGGGGGTGCGCAAGGCGTTTGGCGCCACCCAGGCGCTCGACGGCGTCGATCTCTCGGTCGCGTCCGGCGAGATCCTCGGGCTCGTCGGACAGAACGGCGCCGGCAAGAGCACGCTGATGGCCATTCTGGCAGGCGTGCTGCAGCCCGATGCCGGCTCGATGACGATCGACGGGCGCCCGTATGTGCCCAAGAGCCCGATCGAGGCGCGCCGCGCCGGCGTCGCGATGATTCACCAGGAGCTGTCGCTGGCGCCGCATCTGACGGTCATGGAGAACATGCTGCTGGGGGCGGAGCCGGCCCCGACCGGCCGGTGGTCGTGGGTCCCGGGCCTGGTCGACTGGCGGGCGATGCGCGCGCAGGCGAAGGCCGCGCTGGCTCAGCTCGGACACGACGACATCCGGCCCGATGCCGTCGTCGGCGATCTCTCGGTCGCCCACCAGCAGCTCGTCGAAATTGCCCGCGCGCTCGCCGTCGGCTGCCGCGTTCTCGTGCTCGACGAGCCGACCAGCAGCCTGGGACGCGACGACGTCGCGCACCTGTTCGCGCTGCTCCGCCGCCTCAAGGCCGACGGGTATGCCATCGTCTATATTTCCCACTTCATCGAAGAAGTGCAGGCGATCACCGACCGCTATACCGTCCTGCGTGACGGCCGCAACGCCGGCGGCGGCAGCACGCCGGAGTCGACGCCCGCCGCCATCGTGGCGTCGATGGTGGGCGCCGCGGCTGGCGATCTGTTCGCGCGCAGCGATCGGCAGCCAGGCGAGCCGCTGCTCGAGGTGAGCGGTTTCGAGCCCGGCGGCGCCACCTTCACGCTGCGTCGCGGTGAAGTGCTCGGCATCGCTGGCCTGGTCGGCTCCGGCCGCACGCGGTTCCTGCGTGCGCTGTTCGGGCTCGCGCCGGTGAAGAGCGGCCGGGTGCGCATCGGCGCCGGCGGGGGCGGCCGCACCCCGCGCGATCACTGGCGCGCCGGCATGGGACTGCTGAGCGAGGATCGCAAGAACGAAGGGCTGGCGGGCAGCCTGAGCGTGGCCGACAATCTCACGCTGACTTGCCTGCAGCCTTTCGGCCCCGCCGGTGTTGTCGTGCCGCGGCGGCAGCGCCATTCCGCGGCCGCCTGGATCGCCCGTCTGGCGATCAAGTGCGGCGGACCCGACCAGGCGGCCGGCGAGCTGTCGGGAGGCAACCAGCAGAAAGTCGCGCTCGCCCGGCTCCTCCACCACGACGTCGACGTGCTCCTCCTCGACGAGCCGACGCGGGGCATCGACGTGGCGAGCAAGGCCCAGATCTACCGCCTCGTCGACCGGCTGGCGGCGGGTGCCGACGGCGCGCCCGCCAAAGCTGTGCTCGTCGTCAGCAGTTATTTCCCCGAGCTGCTCGGGCTCTGCGACCGGATCGCGGTGATGCAGCGCGGACGACTGCAGGCGCCGCGTGCGGCGGCCGGCCTCAACGAGCACGACCTCCTTCTCGACTCGAGCGGAGGGCCGTCGCGCGCATGA
- a CDS encoding substrate-binding domain-containing protein: MRRAFAFVALAALAACGRGQTGSGGLTIEVIPKGTTHVFWQSIRAGAEQAGKELNVAIVWRGPLREDDRDAQVSEVENAVSRGVSGICIAPLDESALVRPIQEAQQRKIPVVIFDSGLKSDDYVSFVATDNLNGGRIGGERLAQSLGGKGKVLLLRYAEGHDSTGKREEGFLAAMKANSGIEVVSDNQYGGADVEGAYKKAEALLSTYKKGDGSLAIDGIFTPNESVSFAMMRVLQDNGWAGKVKFVGFDASPNLVTGLRDGAIDGLVVQDPVRMGYLAVKTMVSHLHGQPVDKRIDTGAHVATRDNMDTPEIKSLLEPDLKK; this comes from the coding sequence ATGAGACGAGCCTTCGCATTCGTCGCTCTCGCGGCGCTCGCCGCATGCGGCAGGGGCCAGACGGGATCCGGCGGGTTGACCATCGAAGTCATTCCGAAAGGCACGACGCACGTGTTCTGGCAGAGCATCCGCGCCGGCGCCGAGCAGGCTGGCAAGGAACTCAACGTCGCGATCGTATGGCGCGGCCCGCTCCGCGAAGACGACCGCGACGCGCAGGTGTCGGAGGTCGAGAACGCGGTCAGCCGCGGCGTGTCCGGCATCTGTATCGCGCCGCTCGACGAGTCGGCGCTGGTGCGGCCCATCCAGGAGGCGCAGCAGAGGAAGATCCCCGTGGTTATTTTCGACTCAGGGCTGAAGAGCGACGACTACGTCAGCTTCGTGGCGACCGACAATCTCAATGGCGGACGGATCGGCGGCGAGCGCCTGGCCCAGTCGCTGGGCGGCAAGGGGAAGGTGCTCCTGCTCCGCTACGCCGAAGGCCACGACAGCACAGGCAAGCGCGAGGAAGGCTTCCTCGCGGCGATGAAAGCGAATTCCGGCATCGAGGTGGTCAGCGACAACCAGTACGGCGGGGCTGACGTCGAGGGAGCGTACAAGAAGGCGGAGGCGCTGCTCAGTACCTACAAGAAGGGTGATGGTTCGCTCGCGATCGACGGCATCTTCACGCCGAACGAATCGGTGTCGTTCGCGATGATGCGCGTGCTGCAGGACAACGGCTGGGCCGGTAAGGTAAAGTTCGTCGGCTTCGATGCGTCGCCGAACCTGGTGACGGGGCTGCGCGACGGCGCCATCGACGGCCTGGTCGTCCAGGACCCGGTGCGCATGGGGTACCTCGCCGTGAAGACGATGGTCTCGCACCTCCACGGCCAGCCGGTCGACAAGCGGATCGACACCGGCGCGCACGTCGCCACCCGCGACAACATGGACACGCCCGAGATCAAGTCGCTGCTGGAGCCGGACCTCAAGAAATGA